The Solanum lycopersicum chromosome 2, SLM_r2.1 DNA window TGAATTAATTTTCCACATGCACTTTTGACATGCCGTGTGGACGCACTATCCACTTTCATTTTCCACTCTTGTACTGATTCATCATCCTGTTTACATGAGCTGCTAATGGTTGCTCTTTGCCTCTTTCCTGTCAGAATGATCTTGTTCATGGATGGGGAATGGACATGAAACTTGGTTATTGTGCACAGGTGAACTTTCTTTTCAACTTGTTAATTTACAAGATGAACCTCTCATCCCTTCCTGTGTATGTTTTTATGCCCTCTGTCTACGGAGTGTAATCTAAATTGTAAATTGCTATACATTTCTCTTTACTCTTTAAAACATTATGTTCTGATACAGCCCTAAACCTACGTGAATTTTATATTATCATAGGGAGATCGATCCAAAAAGGTGGGAGTAGTTGATAGTGAATATGTAGTGCACCAGAGCATCCAAACTTTGGGCGGACAATCACTGAAAAAGGTAACTCTCTATGTCACTTATCAAAGACTTCTGATTTGTTTATGCAACTATCCTCATTAATCATCCCGAATATGTTAGATAAGGTGTTCTTTAAGTCTACATATAGAGgctatattataataattgttgTGTTTGCTTCTTTATACCTCCATTCACCATGCTTTTTTTCTATGTGCAGGATTCAAattctgaagagtctgtgaagGTATACATCCAATTCTACTTTGTACTTTGAGAGTTTAATTTTCCCAACATCTAACTTCTTCTGCTGATGTTTTAACTGATTCTTGTCcttgattttcattttcttttccttaacctaCAGAGGCACGTTGTTGATGTGCGATCTGAGGTGAGTGTCTGCTTATACGACAAcctatttatttcatataactTTCTTTTTTCATGGCATTGTTCATGTTGTGTGCATTACTATTGTCTATCTGCCCCTTGTTTTCATAAAACTGCCTTCCCATTTTGCAGATTCGGAGACAATCAACTTATGAGCTGCAAATATTCAAGGATCGATGGGAACGAGCTGTGAAGCAGGACAAGAACTGGGCAGATCCGTTTAAAGCTAGCCAGAGACGTAGACAGCTGTATAAACAAAGGCGAAAATCAAAGGTGAAGAAGCTGAGATAAGCAATGGGATAGATAAAACAAAAGGTTCATAGGTTGAGCCTTGTaatttgttctttctttttaggCCCCATGAATCTCATCATTAGTTCATTACATATATAGGTTTAGTTTCtcctaatttttcttctttttaactttattttttttcacttctcATTTAtgtacatcaatttttttttttgtaactagCCTTCGGTTACCACACtgtttcttttgattttaaGTTCCAGTTTCTTCAATACATTGGAAAAAgaccaaaacatgaaatttattgTTGAGAAATGTCTCTATATATTGAAGGATTGAAGATTGGAATCTAAATACCCagttgaattgaattttttgatCAATAATGTTTAAATTACAGGTACCCAATTTTCGTTATGTTAAACGAACTCTTATAACTTCTCTCACTCGCTTCTCTCCTCCCTCGCTAACTCACCTTTCTCCCTCTCTTGCCCTCTCTAATGAATCGCGTGGTATATAAATTAGTTCATATATTCAACCCTAGGTTGAGAAATTGAAAACCTTTGTTTGATCTACCACGACAATACCGCTAGTGAAGCTTGTGGCTGGAAATTTCACGGACTGGTGGCTTCATTGCCTGTGATGAGACAATGatcatctttcttcttcttcttaagtATGTATTTATGCGCGATACAATttgatatatcatatatatatatatatatatatatatatatatatatatatatatatacaagatataTGTATCGATTCAAagatgaactaaatacattgcaGATAAACTATCCAAGTTTGTCTTCGGATACATTGTATCCAATATTGAATACACTAGATACTTGATATCGGATACATTATATGAAATTGGTATTAGATACACCAGATGAAACTGTCGACCAAACACATATACCCTTATAGAAATTGATACAAGCTTGTATATATACACAGATACATTGTGAGACAAAGATACGTGGAATGAAAAGGAACGAGAGAAGGATAGATGCAATTGAAATGGAAGAAAGGTGAGCCATGGAAAGAGACAGTATATTCCAAATACATGCAAATCACTCGTTCATAGATAACGTATTCAGACCAAAACTTggataaatatgtaattaagtaAGCCCACCCACCCAAATCGGCCCAAATAAAATCCAAGAAAATAACCCGGCCCACTATCTTCTTCGTTCACATTACCTTAATTCTCTTCCTAGGGTTTAACATAAAcccctttttttctctctctctcatcgCTGCGTAAAGCTATGAGTTTAATTGCAGGTTCATACGAGAGATTCATTTGGGGATTCAAGTTGAGATCCCTCAAAAACGATCAGAATTACGAACTAACCCCTCTATTCTCCTTCCCTTCACATCTCTCACCAATTAAATGCACCGCCGTCGCCGGTTCTGCCGCTGTATCCGGCGGCGCCGATGACACTATCAAAATCTATGACCTTTCTACTTGCTCAGAAATTGGGTCACTACACCACTCCGCCACCGTTACTTCACTTTCCTTTTTTACCCCTTCTTCATTCTCCTTCCCTCGTAACCTTATTGCCGCGTCTGAAGATGGTTCGGTTTCCATATATGATGCTGATCCTTTTGTTCATCTCAAGACGGTTAAAGTGCATCGTAAGGCAGTGAATTCTATATGCATTCATCCGTCGGGGAGGTTGGCATTGACTGTTGGAAGAGATGAATGTATGGCTATGGTTAATTTggttagaggaaggagaagtttTTATTGTAGGTTGGGAAAAGAAGCTTCTTTAGTTAATTTTAGTGATGGTGGTGAAAAGTTTTTTATGGTTATGGATGATAAGATTTCTGTACATGAATCTGAAGATGCCAAAGCTATTCTAGAGCTTGACAGTAAGAAGAGGGTGCTTTGTGCCACTTATGGGATGGTGAGTTTTCTGGACTATTACTAGATTGAACTCTCCTCAATTTTTGTACTGACATATTTTGATCACCAACTTACTGTATTGATTATCACTTTCTAGAccattgcaaaaaaaaaatcattatttatccATTATGAACTGTGCTTTTGTATTCACCTCTTGTGGTTGTGTGCCTCGTTAATTTGTGGAGATCCTTAGACCATTATACTTTCTTAAGAGTGTTTATGAGGCTCAACCAGTAGCAAGTAGAATAGCCATCTGTTACTCTGTCACTGAGTTGTAGAATGGCCATCTGTTACTCTGTCACTGGATTGTAGAATAGCCATTTGTTCCTCTGTCACTGGATTTTGGTGgcaaattatttgatttttccgTCTGTAATGGGATCAGTTGGTGGGGGGATATACACTTTTATTTCTTCTTAACCCAAATAGACAGTAGAGAAGCTTATATAGCTAATCAAAGTCCTCAACTGAAGTTTTCAGAATGCAGTTTGCCTATATCTGTTTCTAGCAAGTCCCGTCTCTTGGTGTCTTGTTTGCACAGTGATAAAACATACTTTCAACCTGTTCATTAAGTGCATATATGGGTTAATTGAGATAATGTGGACTATACTGGAATCTGAAACATGAGAATGTTGATGGTGTactgtcaaaaaaaaaatcagatatCATGACCAAAAAGAATATGATGGAGTCGGGAAGCTACCTAGTTAGATTGTTCCTTAGGTATCATAGAAAGTGTGTTATTGGTGGTTAATATTTGCTACACATAAAAGGCTCCAGTTTTCTTATATatcttaatttcatatattatttaacgTATTTCTGAAAATGAGTCTCTTGTGTGCtttcactttctttttaaattttcaatcctcattttttttgtataatggtaTTGTTTGGGTCGACTTGCAACTGCTATTTTCCACCAGTGCAGGTGTTAGTTACTTTTATCCAATAAAATCACCtagcatttttttttgtatattccaGATTCATTAACACCAAAAACCACACCTTGGGTGCTTTCTGTCCCATCCTTTTCCCTGCATGTTGTACATTCTTTTACTTGTCTATCATCTTGCACTTGGTGTCCTACCACCCCACTTTCAAAGCACGATGAAAACAATCAGGATTATATAGATCATGGAATGTTTAGTTGTAGGCTCCAGTTTTTTTTCCCTTCCAATTATTTGATTTACTTCTTGAAGCTGAAAGTAATATTTTACAGCATGGTATTTTGTTTACTGGGGGAGAGGACCGGAGTATTAAAGCTTGGGACATTACTAGTGGAAAACTTGCATATAGCATTGAAGATGCACATTCTACCCGTGTGAAAGGCATTGTTGTGCTACACAAAAACAGTGATGGTGATGCTGAAGATCATCAACACATAGTAGCATCAGCATCATCAGATGGGGTCATACGTGTTTGGGATGTTCGCATGACTAACAAAGATAAGCCAAATCCACTGGCTGAGGTCAATACAAAATCCAGGCTGACTTGTCTGGCTGGATCATCCATCAAATGTGAGTCTTCCTTTGCTATTTGAATTTTCCCCTCTTGAAATGTTTGCCTAATTTTAAATGATTCAGATAGTCACTGCCTTGACTGGTAACTTTTTGATTGTTTTAATTTTGCCTATTCTGTTCTGTGGTGctaaatcatttcatttaagGTAAAATGAGAATATTAAAgctaaaaattgataaattttgaaaaagggaCATTCTTTTTGGGATAAACTATAAAGAAGAGTCTCACATCAATTGACTGACACTGGAGTAGGAAATACAAAAAATTGCCAATCATTTCTCTTGGTTGATAAGTATAATAGAATCTACAATCTTTTCATTggcatttttttttcaaaattaactaTCGGTGATCCATATTGAAAGAAGAGGGGAATGCCTTTGAGTCTAATGCCAAAGATAGAGGACTATTTTGGGCCTTCTCTCGAGAAACAGTTCACAGGAGCTAACCAGCATCTTATCAATTTAGATTGAAAAAGAGTCACAATTGTAAACATAGGCCGACAGCTATAAATTGCACGGAGTTTGCTACCTAAATAATATGAAACACTCGACTGATTTGTTGTCATTGTCATTGTCATCTTTCAGCTATGAAAAGACCACAGGTTGGAAATACTACTTCAAATGGACAACAGCTCGACGCAGGTGAAGAATCATAGTGCTGTAATTTGGTAATGACAATCACATAGTGTATCTGCCATATTTTTCCTTTAGATTCCCCCTCCCCCTGAAGTTGTTGGAATCATATCAATTTTGTTAGTTAAAAGTTGATCACTCGAAATCTATTTTGTAAGGCGtgtgtattatttaattaatgaatatgagcAGTTATTTATTTTGGTTCTCATATCTCCCTAGTTAAGGTCCCCTTCGTACACGGATGGGACTtcattttttggtattttactATGGATATGAATGTGCCTCTCTTGGCTGACAGGTTTGGTAAAAAATCTAGTAGCTTGTAATTgacatttttgtatttcatatacaACACTCTTCTGATTCTTTCCTTTTAGTTTTGTCTAGAAAATGTCACATCTTCAGATTCATAAATTTAGCTTTATAAGGAATGTAACTTTGAATCTTCTTTTGGCATTGGATGATGACACTTGTCACAAGGACTCAGTTATCCAAACAAACATGGGTGTACAGATACATTGATATCTGTGGAGATAGTAACCTAAGTTTTTGTGTAATTAATTGAGGTGTGCGTAAGATGATaaaatttttctcatttatccAAACAAACGTTGGTGGACAACGGACACATATATGTGTTTGATAGGAGACATGTTTAATcgatattatataaaattaatcaagatGTGTGCAAGATAATATAGAAATATGATATGCATAGGTCTATAAATAAAACACCATTGGTTAAAACTCATTCGGGGATTTAGACCTcaaattttgatgtattttttgtGTTGATACTATTGATATGTTTATTAATCAGGGGTGTCTCTCGGTGTTCAAGTCTTCTTTAAGTATGTTCAAGTCTTCTTTTAAGTATGGAGTTGGATCGTTTTatgttttaagattttttaacataaatttaaatataatcgAACTTCAATAATtctgttcctttttttttcggATGTCAATGTCTGAAActtccttttgtttttctttttgctcTCTTTCTAGTCAAAAGATTGGGAAGTGGAAACATGAGAACAAAGATAGATCAGAaccttaaaaaaaagatatttatttttattcattctccgttcaataataattgtctaatatattattttaaaaatattcaactaTATTTATTCACCTTATTCaagtattaattaaattttattttatcgtGGACGAAACTAACATATGAAAACATATATGATTGATTAATTGTAGTTTTCTTATATGggtaattttcttttctctgtGTCTCAATTATCGGGAAATTTATAAAAGTAAGAAAATCCGTATATCTATTTCATTATACCTATACAATTGCTGTTCTTATTGATTAATAAGGACTAATCACGTTGTCCAATAAAAGCAGGAATAAGTAGATCAAATTAAGTTAAACAGcacctaaaaaaaaaagaaatttacctttatatttacaataaaattattatattaataatatcgatcattaaaatataaaaaggtttatattaaaagtaatcaatttttatattctgaGCGCGATATAAATATAGAGAATTGTCAAAAATTAAATCCTCTCCATATGTATTAAGTAagctaataattataaaataatttttttgtcgTTTAATTGAATCTTAAAATTTACGTCAAAATCCTTGCataaaattacaatttgaaaaatatatttaatgtaattGGAAAGAATAATTTAGATcactttttaatatatgtaattaattttaaagtaatttgGTGCATACAaagattaaaacttttttattttatatatatgtttggtactaattaattaaaaattaaaaactgaCCAAAACCACccaattttatcttttctttgttttcttcttttgtctttctaCCACTCTAGAATTGTAGTggaattttctttcttcttgtttttctcatTCAAACTACTATAGTTTTCAAGACTCTGCCTTTTTCCCCCTTCTCTGCTTAGCCTTTTCCACCTATTTTTTGCTATTCAGATCTCAAGTTTTACACTTTGCTTTCCCTCTGTAAATTTCTTGTTTTGTGGCAAAATTCAGAAAGTAGCAAAGTTTTCTTGAAATGGCCGGCCGTTATGATCATAACccttttgaagaagaagaagaagttaacCCTTTTGCTGTAAgttccttcttcttctctttttttcgttttttttttgcGGTTTAATTCTGAAAGTTGCTATCTTTCCGTTCTGGGGTTTCCTATTTTGCTGCTGTGCAAGTGGGATGTTTGTTATTCTTCACTTGATCAAGTTTTTAGTGATTCTACTGCTctgtttttgtgtgtgtgtttctGGGCGTTAACTCGTGCTATGCGGTTtaattatgaagttatgatCGTTTTGTTTTCTGGGTTTTTCTATTGTTTATTGGTTTTGCAAATCAATATTTCAGTTTCCTGTAATGGTTAATTGAAAAGGATGTAGCTTTAATCTGACTTGAGTTGAATTTGAGGTTTTGGGTTTTATATATTTTGGAGTTGATCGTTTTTTATTGTGAAAGTGTAGTTGGAGCTtattaatccaaaaaaaaaataaattaaaagtgtaGCTGGTGCGTCCTATTTCCCATGCTTTGTTGGATTGATTGATTTGGGACCATCTTAAGTGGTGTGATTGATTTTTCTGTAGGTTGACGTTTTCTATGGGAAACATTGAAATATATGATTATAGATTGTTATATGGAGTACTATGATTAGCGGAAGTTGTTTAGTTTTGGTATTCTGAGATATGGGGGaaatctcttttctttcattgaGTCCAGCTCTTTTATCTGTAATGTGGGTTTGATGGTGTCTGACCAGTTTAAGAGTTGGTGTCTAAAGGAAAATGGTTCCTCGTTTTCATTTCAAATGTGTTCCATTATGCAATTGGTAATAATGTTTCCCGTGGTGATGGATAAGGAAATCCAGGATCATATGTGGATCCGTTCCTTGGCTCTACTTAATCGGATATGTGTAATCTAATATAAATGATTGGCATAAAAGTGGTTGTAGTAAAAGTGATGAGTTAATTTCTTTTGGCTTTAATATTTGCAATACTGGAGGCATTTTGGAGAAACAATTAACAtcatacatatttgaatattagaACCCTGTAATCCTTGATGTGTTCCTAATATAGTATGTTCTGACTTATGTTCATTGTAATGTAAGTTTAGTGAATGATGTCACAGAGTCATGTTAGATCACTCATCACAggattttagatattttttgcACTGATCTCCTCCTGTGCATGAACAATAATTATGGCATCTATGTGTGCAAGTGTTGGATAAATGGatgatttagtttttttttttgtataacaGTCTCAAGTATCTTCTGAAATTTGCTGCAGGATGGCGGAGGCAGAGGGAAATCTTCAGGGCAATCAAAATTTAGTGGAGGTGCATTTTATACCACAGTAAGTTGGACATACTTTTCTCTGTCCTATTTGTGTATCTCAGTCTGCTTACATCGGGATCGGGGTTTGGAAACCAGTTTTCCTTATTTTTGTAAGAGATCAATATTTCTACCTTTACAAACTGCTGCTGTATCTGAACTAAGCCTTTGCTTATGCTTAGTTGCTTTATCTTTGTAACCTccctcattttttttcctttttttagtgTGTGTATGTGTTGGGGGAATGGGGTTGGTGAGGTGAAGTAGAAAGGAAGAAAGTACGGGTAAATAGATGGATTGGTTTCTTTTGTTGAGTGTTTGAAGTTGCTAGTATCTTTTGCCATTTCCTCTTGATGTATTATCTtaatattttcccttttatcAACTTTTCAGTCCGGGAGTGTGCCTCCAGCAACAAACTCCAGACTTTCACCCCTTCCGCCAGAACCAGCTGATTTCTATGACCGCAATGCGTCAATTGATATTCCTCTTGACAGTGCTTCGGTAGATGGAACTTTCTGAATCTCTGTGATGATTTGTCATCTTTATCTTATTTGACATTAGTAGCTATGATGGTTTCTTACTTTAAGTTTGTTTGAATTAAAGGAcctgaaaaagaaagaaaaagaattacaGTCTAAGGAGAATGAATTGCGGAGGAGGGAACAGGTATGGGATGATGAAAATTTGAACCAGTGTTTTATTAATAGTCACACCCTTTTTCTGGGTGATGAATGTTTATTGTATTTCCCCTATATGACGGCTATATTTGTTAGTTTCTGTCTGTAATTTAGCATTATTATCTTGTTTCCCTCTTCTTTTCTCCTTCCATCTAATGTATTTTCTGGATTTCTTTTGGGGCGTTATTCTGGTTTATTCACTCTTTTAGAATGTGCTTACTTCTTCTACCACTGATGAACATGGATGAATTGCAAACGAACTTGTTCTGTAGTATATTCTTGAAAATAGATGGGAGGTTCCCTAGAGCATATGCCATAGGAATTGTGCGTTTACTGTTTGTGATATAGTTATACTTGCAGCCGAGGGGCTTCCTTTTGCCGTCCTCCTCTCATTGCAGTGATGTGATGGAGAGACTGGATGAACCGTTTGTTCTGATATCTGAAGATAAGTCTTGGAGATTCTTCCACCCACTTAACAAAAATTTATACGAGGGGGATAGGAGGTTTGTAGAGCACTTTCTATTACTTCCCTGCTTACCAAATATTGTTCCTATTCTTTGAGGGCCTATATAATCAAACAAGAACTCATTCAGGCGTCTACTTGTTTTGAGCCAGAAGTTGTGGATTAATTCTCCTGTGAAAAGTTCGCAGCTGTCTACTTTCTTTAATTTGGAATTAATTGGCATCTATTATGTCTCTTGTTGCCTACGGCTCTTCTTTCCTCCTATTCTCGTTACGTGTTACTAATCTATTTGAGTTGAAAATATCATTTCCCTCTATTTGCACCTCAGCTCTTTGTTGCTGGTGTATCAAAGTCATCTTTTCACTTATCtggtttctctttgttttgcaggatcTAAAAAGGAGAGAAGATGCTGCTGCACGAGGTGCTTTTTTTGCTTTTGCTTCAATTCTCTTTTTGGCGTTTATCCTTCTGCTGTCCTTCTGTTTTATCTTCAATGAATATTCAATCTTGCAATATTCTTAGACATTTAAACTACTAATATGAAGTGAGAAATCCATATATAGTTTCTAATTACATCCgaaggaagaaagataatggtACCTTCTATGTTCCAGATTGAGCCTTCTGATTTTTATCTAGggcaatttaaattttttcatcttcTCATACTGGTCTCCACCATTCTTTCCACATTTGAAGTAGaattttgatgttcaaatatAACTTTCAATTCTCTGATTTGCCTGAGTACCTCTCTAGTTTTGTAGAATAATGTATTTCAGATGGAACTTCTGTCCTGTGATTATTGTAGTATCTTACAAGTTCAGTTCATCTTTCAATTGCAGCCGGCATTGTTCTCGAGGAGAAAAATTGGCCTCCGTTCTTCCCAATCATCCATCATGATATTGCAAATGAAATACCAATTCATCTTCAAAAGCTACAATATGTTGCATTTACAACGTTCTTGGGTATGTTATCTCCTGCTTACCATGTCTTCGGTTATTCTATTTGGAACACCGTATATGGTGCATACTTTAGATGGGTTTGTGTTCTTATATGGTGTACCCTCCGTCCAAAAAATTGTGAGGTTTGGAGCGAATTCGTCACACatctaattttaaaatcaactccttgatttgtttaaattaaattacacatttaaaaaatacatcGAAGCACTAAACACAACTTCTTGTAGTAGAAAATATTTAGAGATGTTCGGATAGAATTGTCAGAAAAATAGTTGGACTCTAATAGTAATGTACCAAAAAAGTCAGATCCCCATATAATGCCTTTTTGGAGGCCTTCAAGGAATTAGGTACAATATTGCAGAAACTAAAAAGACCCTAGTTTAGTCCTTATAGAAAGAAAAACAGAGATTTGAATTTATAATCCTTCTCTTTTTCGTCCCCCTTCCCATGTAACTTGGACTTAAAAATGTGTGCATACCAGTAAGAGTATAAGTGTCTGGTAGAGGTGGGGGAATTGTTTTTGCAAAATTTCTAGTATTTTCGAATGATCTTCCTGTAAGTGCCACTATGTCTATTTCGGTACACTTTACTGCACCAGCAGACAAGTGAGGGATCCATATGTTTTTGCTCACTTTCGATCAACATTGTAACTGAATCTTATGGTGAAAATTGCAACTCAAACAAGCTTTTGCTAGTGAATTGTTCAGGttgttgaataaattttttttgcacGTTATAACTTGATAGATCTGTGTGCCTGGAATAATTTTTTGAGTATGATTTGTCATTTTGTACTGTATGTGAGTTTCTTGTTTTTCTCTTGCTAATGAGATATATGCTGATCGTGAGCAGGACTTATTGCATGCCTATTATGGAACATTGTAGCTACAACTACAGCATGGATTAAAGAAGGAGGTACATCGAATCGGCATGTCACCCTGCCTCTACATGCCATTACTTATCCGATGAAGTCAGAATACTTACTTTAGTTTTTGTCTGTAGATGTGAAGATCTGGTTCCTTTCTATCATATACTTCATATCAGGTGTTCCTGGAGCCTACTTCATGTGGTATCGTCCTCTGTATCGTGCGTTTAGGTAAACTTATCTGTCTTTTCAGAGAATTGAGCTGATTTACTTCAGAAATTATCAAACAGTTTTTAAATGCGATAACTGATCTTTTTGTTGGTTGTTATTGCTGAAGTAATAAATTCGAAAATTTTGTCAATGTTGCAGAGAactgattctttttttaaattttgcatATGCCTCCCACGAGTTTATCCCCTTGTTTGTCTCTTTTCTTTTGCCTTGTTTTCCCCTTCCCATACTAATCGTGGTATTTGGTCACAGAACTGAGGGTGCCATGAAGTTTGCGTGgtttttcttgttttacttGGTAAGTTCCTTATGCAATTGTTTTTGTCTATGTTATATACTTTTTGTTATTCTGCCATATGCTCAACGTGAATGACATGGGAATGGGTACTTTATAAGGatcctttaaaatacactagaAACTTTCAAAAAAGTTAAGATTACTCCCTACCGTGTACATACCTGTACCTGAGTCCATATTACAAAATACAAAGTCAAAGATATCTTGGATATCTGATTCAAATGTTCAGCTGTCATAGATTTTTCTGTGTTTGCAGGTTCACATTGTATTTTGCGTCTTTGCTGCTGTTGCTCCTCCAGTAGTCTTCAGAGGAAAATCCCTTACGTAAGTTCCATATTGCTTTTGACTTTTTAGAAAGAGTTGTAAAATTACATTAACACTGTCacctttttccaaaaaaaaagagactcAAATAAATCCACTGTTTCCGGCATACTAGTTCCCTTCCAACCAAAACACTGAGTTCTGCTTTCGCCAAGCTTATTGCTTTTCAATTTCACATGGATTTCATCTATGAAGTAGCTAACCGTTAAAATGATCTGATGTTCTGTTATTTGTTGGAACAGAGGCATCCTGCCTGCGGTGGATCTCATCGGCAAAAATGTACTTGTTGGGGTGAGTTATGACTATTTTCATCACAATCCATAGTATCCCTGACGTACCTTTTGCGCCTTTTTGTTTAGATGGACTACCTTTTCATTAATTTGAAATGGAAGAACAGAACCTACTCAAAACTTCTTTCTAATGAAAGTTTTAACTCAAGCTAATAAAGGTTATTAACATGAATCTGCTGTCCTTCCCTTATTAGATTTTCTACTTCATCGGTTTTGGGTTATTTTGTCTCGAGTCATTGCTGAGCATTTGGGTTATTCAGGTCAGACTCATTTTCTGTTTATCTGCTTCCCAAAATATGCTTCTCACTCGATCCTCGAATGAAATCTCCTGGTTCATGTTTACTCTCATAATGCAGCAAGTATACATGTATTTCCGAGGAAGTGGTAAAGCCGCGCAGATGAAGCAAGAAGCTGCTAGAGGTGCCCTTAGAGCAGCAATATAATTGAAAGAAATGTTCTTGGTAGAAGGCTGTTAAATATGCTTTTGGtgattatatgttttagttagtTCAATTTGACATATATGCTGCTTGTTTTGCATATGCTTTTGGTGATTATGCT harbors:
- the LOC101260394 gene encoding uncharacterized protein; translation: MSLIAGSYERFIWGFKLRSLKNDQNYELTPLFSFPSHLSPIKCTAVAGSAAVSGGADDTIKIYDLSTCSEIGSLHHSATVTSLSFFTPSSFSFPRNLIAASEDGSVSIYDADPFVHLKTVKVHRKAVNSICIHPSGRLALTVGRDECMAMVNLVRGRRSFYCRLGKEASLVNFSDGGEKFFMVMDDKISVHESEDAKAILELDSKKRVLCATYGMHGILFTGGEDRSIKAWDITSGKLAYSIEDAHSTRVKGIVVLHKNSDGDAEDHQHIVASASSDGVIRVWDVRMTNKDKPNPLAEVNTKSRLTCLAGSSIKSMKRPQVGNTTSNGQQLDAGEES
- the LOC101260101 gene encoding secretory carrier-associated membrane protein 2 is translated as MAGRYDHNPFEEEEEVNPFADGGGRGKSSGQSKFSGGAFYTTSGSVPPATNSRLSPLPPEPADFYDRNASIDIPLDSASDLKKKEKELQSKENELRRREQDLKRREDAAARAGIVLEEKNWPPFFPIIHHDIANEIPIHLQKLQYVAFTTFLGLIACLLWNIVATTTAWIKEGDVKIWFLSIIYFISGVPGAYFMWYRPLYRAFRTEGAMKFAWFFLFYLVHIVFCVFAAVAPPVVFRGKSLTGILPAVDLIGKNVLVGIFYFIGFGLFCLESLLSIWVIQQVYMYFRGSGKAAQMKQEAARGALRAAI